In a genomic window of Occallatibacter riparius:
- the trpE gene encoding anthranilate synthase component I: protein MTSADQIHPSRKEFLALAKEHTLVPVCRTLTADLETPVSAFLRAAWAEKECFLLESVEGGEQVGRYTFIGLNPYKRIVARGRQLAITEGKKTTQIEGDVFAILRDALGGHKPARLRDLPPFSAGAVGYFAYDAVRQIEKLPETAVDELKIPDACLLFFDEVLAFDHVRKQIWLVVTADVTLSPAAEAYDQAVKRLNKLEKRLSQPLPKVAKAKAGKLKVQSRTRKKDYIAAVAKTKEYIAAGDAFQVVLSQRFDVEPGVDSFQVYRALRNVNPSPYMFFLRFATDGPLGAAPKKAGKKQGKASRIEVAGSSPELLVRVHGRKVEYRPIAGTRPRGTSEKEDQALADEMMHDEKERAEHVMLVDLGRNDVGRVSEYGSVKVDRLMFVERYSHVMHIVSSIEGTLRKELTAVDALRACFPAGTLSGAPKVRAMEIIEELEPARRGTYGGAVLYADFSGNLDSCIAIRSLMVKDGKGSVQAGAGIVADSVPELEYQESINKASAVIRAVERAREL from the coding sequence GTGACTTCTGCCGATCAGATACATCCCAGCCGCAAGGAGTTCCTCGCACTCGCGAAGGAGCACACGCTTGTTCCTGTTTGCCGCACGCTGACTGCCGACCTGGAGACGCCAGTGTCAGCGTTTTTGCGCGCGGCGTGGGCGGAGAAAGAGTGCTTCCTGCTGGAGAGCGTTGAGGGCGGGGAGCAGGTGGGGCGGTATACGTTCATCGGGCTCAATCCTTATAAGCGGATTGTGGCGCGGGGGCGGCAGCTTGCGATTACCGAGGGCAAGAAGACGACGCAGATTGAGGGCGACGTGTTCGCGATTCTGCGGGATGCGCTGGGCGGGCACAAACCGGCGCGGTTGCGGGATCTGCCTCCGTTTTCTGCGGGCGCAGTGGGGTATTTCGCGTATGACGCGGTGCGGCAGATTGAGAAGCTGCCGGAGACGGCCGTGGATGAGCTGAAGATTCCCGATGCGTGTTTGCTCTTCTTCGATGAGGTGCTGGCGTTCGATCATGTGCGCAAGCAGATCTGGCTGGTTGTGACTGCGGATGTGACGCTGAGCCCCGCGGCAGAGGCGTATGACCAGGCGGTGAAGCGGCTGAACAAGCTGGAGAAGCGGTTGAGCCAGCCCCTGCCGAAGGTGGCCAAAGCCAAAGCTGGCAAGCTCAAGGTGCAGAGCCGCACGCGCAAGAAGGACTATATTGCGGCGGTGGCGAAGACGAAGGAGTACATTGCCGCGGGCGACGCGTTCCAGGTGGTGCTGTCGCAGCGGTTCGACGTGGAGCCGGGCGTGGATTCGTTCCAGGTGTATCGCGCGCTGCGGAATGTGAATCCGAGTCCGTATATGTTCTTTCTGCGGTTTGCTACGGATGGGCCGTTGGGGGCGGCGCCGAAGAAGGCCGGCAAGAAGCAGGGGAAGGCGAGCAGGATCGAGGTGGCGGGGTCTTCGCCGGAACTGCTGGTGCGCGTGCACGGCCGCAAGGTTGAGTACAGGCCGATCGCGGGGACTAGGCCGCGCGGGACGAGCGAGAAGGAAGACCAGGCGCTGGCCGACGAGATGATGCACGACGAGAAGGAGCGCGCGGAGCATGTGATGCTCGTGGACCTGGGGCGCAACGATGTGGGGCGTGTGAGCGAGTACGGATCGGTGAAGGTGGATCGGCTGATGTTCGTGGAGCGCTACAGCCACGTGATGCACATTGTGAGCTCGATTGAAGGCACGCTGCGCAAGGAACTCACGGCTGTGGATGCGCTGCGGGCGTGTTTTCCGGCGGGAACGCTGTCAGGCGCGCCCAAGGTGCGGGCGATGGAGATTATCGAGGAGCTGGAGCCGGCGCGGCGCGGGACGTATGGCGGCGCGGTGCTGTACGCGGACTTCTCGGGGAATCTCGATTCGTGTATTGCGATCCGGTCGCTGATGGTGAAGGACGGGAAGGGAAGCGTGCAGGCGGGCGCGGGGATCGTGGCGGACTCGGTGCCGGAGTTGGAGTATCAGGAATCGATTAACAAGGCGAGTGCGGTGATTCGGGCGGTGGAGCGGGCTAGAGAACTGTAG
- a CDS encoding M1 family aminopeptidase produces MMNISSTFRRVTSGLGSIAAGLLLLALPSHAQRSERGQLDITAYNIDAEVDTQTHSLKARATVDFTAPENAEIVSFGFHPALKVSKITDGSGKLLTGERSADGTIRVTPGSPIVKGQPQTWTFEYDGVITGNEDGPVEGLKLAAIQEPITYLTYASRWFPTNGYSTDRYMMELHVRVPQGMRVFSSGSTGGPKPAKLASGKPADQYDFSWKRPGFPGTVIAGRYVDSPNVGPGNIKVWLTVSHQASANDLAQTANKEYEFFTDSFGVPETSRLNVVEIPDDTLPAVWAPEIAGIMGSRVGDKSGIRLLANTISHQWWGSEVSPKTLSDAWITNGMARYGELMYVEEENGKNAMKAALQDVAAGALAYDTTPLSASGRQSPFSPEFQSQTLEKGAMIFHMLRWEIGDKAFLATLKGVLSQYTDQGIRTVDLTKVAEAQSQEQLTPFFSQWVDGTGAPTFTNKYAVYRLGNNKGFRTIGEINQDLDLFRMPVDLRVETDGKTVDQKVDVVGTDSQYVVDTFGRPRRISIDPGDWVLKSSPDLLVRIAILKGQQLVAQGDLVGALNEYQKALTANPQSSLASYRIGEVLFQQRNFQAAVNSYRDALRGDGEPRWTEVWAHIELGKIFDCTGQRDRAVNEYRLAVQTNDNTQGALNEARQDLTKPYACKAEE; encoded by the coding sequence ATGATGAATATTTCGAGTACGTTTCGGCGGGTTACCTCAGGGCTTGGATCAATTGCCGCGGGCCTTCTTCTGCTGGCCCTTCCCTCGCACGCTCAACGCTCCGAACGCGGGCAGCTCGACATCACGGCCTACAACATCGACGCCGAGGTCGACACCCAGACTCACAGCCTCAAGGCCCGCGCCACCGTGGACTTCACGGCTCCCGAGAACGCCGAAATCGTCAGCTTCGGCTTTCACCCCGCGCTCAAAGTCTCCAAAATCACTGACGGCTCGGGCAAGCTCCTCACCGGCGAGCGCTCCGCCGACGGCACCATCCGCGTCACCCCCGGTTCGCCCATCGTCAAGGGCCAGCCGCAGACCTGGACCTTCGAGTACGACGGCGTGATCACCGGCAATGAAGACGGCCCCGTCGAAGGCCTCAAGCTCGCGGCTATCCAGGAACCCATTACTTATCTGACCTATGCCTCGCGCTGGTTCCCCACCAACGGCTATTCCACTGACCGCTACATGATGGAGCTCCACGTCCGCGTCCCGCAGGGCATGCGCGTGTTCTCCAGCGGCTCAACCGGAGGCCCGAAACCCGCCAAGCTCGCCAGCGGCAAGCCTGCCGACCAGTACGACTTCAGTTGGAAGCGCCCCGGATTCCCCGGTACCGTCATCGCCGGCCGCTATGTCGACTCGCCCAACGTCGGCCCCGGCAACATCAAAGTGTGGCTCACCGTCAGCCATCAGGCGTCCGCAAACGATCTGGCCCAGACCGCCAACAAGGAATACGAGTTCTTCACCGACAGCTTCGGCGTTCCCGAAACCAGCCGCCTCAACGTCGTCGAAATTCCTGACGACACCCTGCCCGCCGTCTGGGCGCCGGAGATCGCCGGCATCATGGGCTCCCGCGTCGGCGACAAGTCCGGCATCCGCCTGCTCGCCAACACCATCTCGCACCAGTGGTGGGGCTCCGAGGTCAGCCCCAAGACCCTGAGCGACGCCTGGATCACCAACGGCATGGCCCGTTATGGCGAGCTGATGTACGTCGAAGAAGAGAACGGCAAGAACGCCATGAAAGCGGCCCTGCAGGACGTAGCCGCCGGCGCGCTGGCCTATGACACCACGCCGCTCTCCGCCTCCGGCCGCCAGAGCCCCTTCTCGCCCGAGTTCCAGTCCCAGACCCTCGAAAAGGGCGCGATGATCTTCCACATGCTGCGCTGGGAAATCGGCGACAAAGCCTTCCTCGCCACCCTCAAAGGCGTCCTCAGCCAGTACACCGATCAAGGCATCCGCACCGTCGACCTCACCAAGGTCGCCGAGGCGCAGAGCCAGGAACAGCTCACGCCTTTCTTCTCGCAGTGGGTCGACGGCACCGGCGCGCCCACCTTTACCAACAAGTACGCGGTCTACCGCCTCGGCAACAACAAGGGATTCCGTACCATCGGCGAAATCAACCAGGACCTCGACCTCTTCCGCATGCCCGTGGATCTACGCGTGGAGACCGACGGCAAAACGGTCGATCAGAAGGTCGACGTCGTTGGCACCGATTCGCAATATGTCGTCGACACCTTCGGCCGCCCCCGCCGTATCTCCATCGATCCCGGCGACTGGGTGCTCAAGTCCTCGCCGGACCTGCTGGTTCGTATCGCCATTCTCAAAGGCCAGCAGCTCGTCGCACAGGGCGATCTCGTCGGCGCGCTCAACGAATATCAGAAGGCCCTCACAGCCAACCCGCAGAGCTCGCTCGCCAGCTATCGCATCGGCGAAGTGCTCTTCCAGCAGCGCAACTTCCAGGCCGCGGTCAACTCCTACCGCGACGCCCTCCGCGGCGACGGCGAGCCCCGCTGGACTGAAGTCTGGGCCCACATTGAGCTCGGCAAAATCTTCGACTGCACCGGTCAGCGCGACCGCGCCGTCAACGAGTACCGCTTAGCCGTCCAGACCAACGACAACACCCAGGGCGCCCTCAACGAAGCGAGGCAAGACCTAACCAAACCCTACGCCTGCAAAGCCGAAGAGTAA
- a CDS encoding Uma2 family endonuclease, with translation MSTATHISEEQYLRTFSWEPDAEYVDGEVRTRSMPTYDHADWQQAIQRWFVEHAKEWNVRSVSELRMRVKPGRYRIPDVSVLDRANPKEQVATIPPLAVFEVLSPEDRMQEMYEKLEDYVAMGIPQIWIVDPKTSVFKQYADNCLRPASRFDLSARGIQFDLGEIAALLQD, from the coding sequence ATGAGCACGGCGACACACATCTCGGAAGAGCAGTACCTTCGGACCTTCTCCTGGGAACCCGATGCCGAGTACGTGGACGGCGAAGTGAGGACCAGGTCGATGCCGACATACGATCACGCGGACTGGCAGCAAGCGATTCAACGATGGTTTGTTGAGCATGCGAAGGAATGGAATGTCCGGTCTGTTTCGGAGCTGCGCATGCGCGTGAAACCTGGTCGATACAGAATTCCTGATGTTTCGGTTCTGGACCGTGCCAATCCCAAAGAGCAGGTGGCGACGATCCCGCCTCTCGCCGTGTTCGAAGTGCTAAGTCCCGAAGACCGGATGCAGGAGATGTACGAGAAGCTCGAAGATTACGTAGCGATGGGCATCCCGCAGATCTGGATCGTCGATCCGAAGACGAGCGTCTTCAAGCAGTACGCTGACAACTGCCTCCGGCCTGCGAGCCGCTTCGACCTCTCGGCTCGTGGCATCCAGTTCGACCTCGGCGAAATCGCAGCCCTTCTTCAAGATTGA
- the lpxB gene encoding lipid-A-disaccharide synthase: MTTPGILISAGEASGEAYGALLIEELRYQLASQNRQAQFWGMGGPRMVAAGLDRVVRAEDMAVMGITEVVRHLPRIYREFRRLKQAIRDRRPAVAVLIDFPDIHFKLAEELHRLGIPVIFFVSPQLWAWKKHRIKLVQKYIDRMLVIFPFEEQFYRERGVNAEFVGHPLAEIDPPTVSREDFARQHDLDPAKTWIGLLPGSRAKEIRDNLPEMLSAADELHVRNQPGQFEFILPLAPTLTVEKRAWVRQFIQQHAVGLPVTLVDEARPALHLARGSIVASGTATVEAALIGNPFVVVYRVSPLTYAIAKRVVTVPHVAMVNLIAQKRLIPELIQNDFTASNIVKELTPLLPDGTPRQSMMKELAELRGLLQTRTGAVGRTAGAAGAIARAAEITLELLESSGAARIPAGR, from the coding sequence ATGACCACCCCCGGCATCCTCATCTCGGCAGGCGAAGCCAGCGGCGAAGCCTATGGCGCCCTCCTGATCGAAGAACTGCGCTACCAGCTCGCCTCCCAAAACAGGCAAGCCCAGTTCTGGGGAATGGGCGGCCCGCGCATGGTCGCCGCAGGCCTCGACCGCGTCGTCCGCGCCGAAGACATGGCGGTCATGGGCATCACCGAAGTGGTCCGCCACCTGCCCCGCATCTACCGCGAGTTCCGCCGCCTCAAGCAGGCCATCCGCGACCGCCGCCCCGCCGTCGCCGTCCTCATCGACTTCCCCGACATCCACTTCAAGCTGGCCGAGGAGCTTCACCGCCTCGGCATCCCGGTCATCTTCTTCGTCAGCCCCCAGCTCTGGGCCTGGAAGAAGCACCGCATCAAGCTCGTCCAGAAGTACATCGACCGCATGCTGGTCATCTTCCCCTTCGAGGAGCAGTTCTACCGCGAGCGCGGCGTCAACGCCGAATTCGTCGGCCACCCCCTCGCGGAAATCGACCCGCCGACCGTCTCCCGCGAAGACTTCGCCCGCCAGCATGATCTAGACCCGGCCAAAACCTGGATCGGCCTCCTCCCCGGCAGCCGCGCCAAGGAGATCCGCGACAACCTCCCCGAAATGCTCTCCGCTGCCGATGAACTCCACGTCCGCAATCAGCCCGGCCAATTCGAATTCATCCTCCCCCTCGCCCCCACCCTCACCGTCGAAAAGCGCGCCTGGGTTCGCCAATTCATCCAACAACACGCCGTGGGGCTGCCGGTCACGCTGGTCGACGAAGCACGTCCGGCCCTTCACCTCGCGCGCGGCTCCATCGTCGCCTCCGGAACCGCCACCGTCGAAGCCGCCCTCATCGGCAACCCCTTCGTCGTCGTCTACCGAGTCTCCCCCCTCACCTACGCCATTGCCAAACGCGTCGTCACCGTACCCCACGTCGCCATGGTCAACCTCATCGCCCAAAAACGCCTCATTCCTGAGCTGATTCAGAACGACTTCACCGCATCCAATATCGTCAAGGAACTCACGCCGTTGCTACCCGACGGCACTCCAAGACAGTCCATGATGAAGGAACTCGCGGAACTTCGTGGCCTCCTGCAGACACGAACCGGCGCAGTTGGCCGCACCGCAGGGGCCGCAGGTGCCATTGCTCGGGCAGCTGAGATTACGCTCGAATTGCTGGAAAGCTCAGGGGCCGCCAGAATACCCGCCGGTCGATAA
- a CDS encoding Glu/Leu/Phe/Val family dehydrogenase, translated as MAVLTPTVTLDQEINPWEAQSARFEFAARKLNLDEGLWKVLSSPSREVIVHFPVTMDDGRIEMFTGYRVQHSQARGPAKGGIRYSPDCTLDEVRALASWMTWKCAVVNIPFGGAKGGVICDPHKMSKGELERMTRRYTAEIIEFIGPEKDVPAPDVNTNEQTMAWIMDTYSMHMRQTVTSVVTGKPLTLGGSRGRTEATGRGVMVACDESLRYLKIPIDGCRVIIQGFGNVGSNAARLMMEHGYKIIGIAEKDGGLFNPNGIDVHQLVEYKYRNNTLLGFRGAEAMPSDELILSECDILIPAAMENVITSRNADKLRCRILVEGANGPTTAVADEILADKRIFVVPDILANSGGVTASYFEWVQDRQGYFWKEAIINEQLETILRDSFDDVVRYAEAHNVNNRIAAYMLAIDRVAHTIKQRGLYA; from the coding sequence ATGGCCGTTTTAACCCCCACCGTAACTCTGGATCAGGAAATCAATCCTTGGGAGGCCCAAAGCGCCCGCTTCGAATTCGCAGCGCGCAAACTCAATCTCGACGAAGGACTCTGGAAGGTTCTCAGCTCGCCCTCGCGCGAAGTCATCGTGCACTTTCCCGTCACCATGGATGACGGCCGCATCGAGATGTTCACCGGCTACCGAGTGCAGCACTCGCAGGCCCGCGGACCCGCCAAGGGCGGAATCCGCTACTCGCCCGACTGCACCCTCGACGAAGTCCGCGCTCTCGCCAGCTGGATGACCTGGAAATGCGCCGTCGTAAACATCCCCTTCGGCGGAGCCAAGGGCGGAGTCATCTGCGACCCGCACAAGATGAGCAAAGGCGAGCTCGAGCGCATGACGCGCCGCTACACCGCCGAAATCATCGAGTTCATCGGACCCGAAAAAGACGTCCCCGCTCCCGACGTCAACACCAACGAGCAAACCATGGCGTGGATCATGGACACCTACTCCATGCACATGCGCCAGACCGTCACCTCCGTCGTCACCGGCAAGCCGCTCACGCTGGGCGGATCGCGCGGCCGCACTGAGGCTACCGGCCGCGGTGTCATGGTCGCCTGCGACGAGAGCCTGCGCTACCTCAAGATTCCCATCGACGGCTGCCGCGTCATCATCCAGGGCTTCGGCAATGTCGGCTCCAACGCCGCCCGCCTCATGATGGAGCACGGATACAAGATCATCGGTATCGCCGAAAAGGATGGCGGCCTCTTCAATCCCAATGGCATCGACGTCCATCAGCTCGTCGAGTACAAATACCGCAACAACACGCTGCTCGGCTTCCGCGGCGCTGAAGCCATGCCCAGCGATGAGCTGATCCTCTCCGAGTGCGACATCCTCATTCCCGCCGCAATGGAGAACGTCATCACCAGCCGCAACGCGGACAAGCTCCGCTGCCGCATCCTGGTTGAAGGCGCCAACGGCCCCACCACCGCCGTCGCCGACGAGATCCTCGCCGACAAGCGCATCTTCGTCGTCCCTGACATCCTGGCCAACTCCGGCGGCGTCACCGCCAGCTACTTCGAGTGGGTGCAGGACCGCCAGGGCTACTTCTGGAAAGAAGCCATCATCAACGAGCAGCTCGAAACCATCCTCCGCGACAGCTTCGACGACGTAGTCCGCTACGCCGAAGCCCACAACGTCAACAACCGCATCGCCGCCTACATGCTGGCCATCGACCGCGTAGCCCACACCATCAAGCAACGCGGCCTCTACGCGTAA
- a CDS encoding biopolymer transporter Tol: MKAHPLSPVLNFALLLPLAVAPVAPKAQVAAPQVPQSAVPQAPQVPDWAQPGSSNHQQVAPPADFHRPTVTLDKPIGIFENQSDIGGPLVPGDASYDPATKQYTIRSAGYNIWYQRDEFRFLWKKMSGDVSLAADAAFPTKEGFGDRKVVLVIRQSLDDDSKEAMAGEHGTGMTHLAWRAAKGEQMKDMEYRFGGQLTDVMPNRIGIEKHGDQIALFISLKGEPIHQFGPPVTLAFDGPFYVGIGFCSHQPTTVDTGLASNVTLENRADAIR, encoded by the coding sequence TCTTTCTCCGGTTCTGAATTTCGCTCTATTACTGCCTCTCGCTGTTGCACCTGTGGCGCCGAAGGCGCAGGTGGCCGCACCGCAGGTGCCGCAGTCAGCCGTACCGCAGGCCCCCCAAGTACCAGATTGGGCGCAGCCCGGCTCCTCCAACCACCAGCAGGTTGCGCCGCCAGCCGACTTCCATCGCCCCACCGTCACGCTCGACAAGCCCATCGGCATCTTTGAGAACCAGTCCGACATCGGCGGCCCCCTCGTCCCCGGCGACGCCTCCTACGACCCCGCAACGAAGCAGTACACCATCCGCTCCGCCGGCTACAACATCTGGTACCAGCGCGATGAGTTCCGCTTCCTCTGGAAGAAGATGTCCGGCGACGTCTCCCTCGCCGCCGACGCCGCCTTCCCCACCAAAGAGGGCTTCGGCGACCGCAAGGTCGTCCTCGTCATCCGCCAGAGCCTCGACGACGACTCGAAAGAAGCGATGGCAGGCGAGCACGGAACAGGCATGACGCACCTGGCCTGGCGCGCCGCCAAAGGCGAGCAGATGAAGGACATGGAATACCGTTTCGGCGGCCAGCTTACTGACGTGATGCCCAACCGCATCGGCATCGAGAAGCACGGCGACCAGATCGCTCTCTTCATCAGCCTCAAAGGCGAGCCCATTCACCAGTTCGGCCCGCCCGTCACGCTCGCGTTCGACGGCCCCTTCTACGTCGGCATCGGCTTCTGCTCCCACCAGCCCACCACCGTCGACACCGGCCTGGCCTCCAACGTCACCCTCGAAAATCGTGCCGATGCAATCCGGTAG
- a CDS encoding serine hydrolase, which yields MRRLMNALLTVAAAGVVAVAGVDGQVQVPATVAQPTPVAAPPAQPPNAAPAPVVPAGGHALTQGDLEAFFDGIFPMQLERSDIAGTSVLVMKDGQVLFEKGYGFSNTKDKKPVDPNATIFRLASISKLFTWVSIMQLAEQGKVDIDADVNRYLDFQIRPKFDHPVTLRNLMTHTGGFEEKISNIIVLDAKKQPTLRDDLMKNQPMRLFPPGQVPAYSNYGVGLASYIVQRVSGEPFEQYVQEHIFAPLKMTHSSFYQPIQKDLAGFVSEGYRGDTTKKPVGFEMLNPVGAGGLSSTASDMGRFGQALLNGGDLDGARILKAETLAQMWTPQFRASDEMPPICMGFYQDWRNGLRWIGHEGDLIAFHSLFFVEPAQKIVLFVSYNSAGGGSKARPELIDAFSDRYFPGAPPLNVMKNWPAEMRQIAGTYQTTRRSDSTKLRLTQLGGQVTASVDKDGVLTISSAKDLRGHPEKFKAVAKDLWQAEDQSRVFAIRDDKGRVVRLAVNFPGVQMERVPWYERQSWLIPAILSSIGIMVLVLVAFLIRVGRRIFLRNRPKWQPQPGTIYLTFAPKAASILWIVVLGTVFAVFAIGGDDMLPPTPDWFKWFVVLNWATGLCLLVSLFAVLRAVLIWRRADLRRITKVKFAIVGAAIALISWCAVFYHLIGPAKRI from the coding sequence ATGCGCAGATTGATGAATGCGCTGTTGACTGTGGCGGCGGCCGGAGTTGTGGCGGTTGCGGGCGTGGATGGGCAGGTACAGGTTCCGGCGACCGTGGCGCAACCGACGCCGGTGGCGGCTCCACCGGCGCAGCCGCCGAATGCGGCTCCGGCTCCGGTGGTGCCGGCTGGGGGGCACGCGCTGACCCAGGGAGACCTGGAGGCGTTTTTCGATGGCATCTTCCCGATGCAATTGGAGCGCAGCGATATTGCCGGGACGTCAGTGCTGGTGATGAAGGATGGGCAGGTGCTGTTCGAGAAGGGGTATGGATTCTCGAATACGAAGGATAAGAAGCCGGTGGATCCCAATGCGACGATCTTCCGGCTGGCGTCGATTTCGAAGCTGTTCACGTGGGTGTCGATCATGCAGCTTGCCGAGCAGGGCAAGGTGGATATCGATGCGGATGTGAACCGATATCTGGATTTTCAGATTCGGCCGAAGTTCGATCATCCGGTTACGCTGCGTAACCTGATGACGCACACGGGGGGGTTCGAAGAGAAGATCAGCAACATTATTGTTCTGGATGCGAAGAAGCAGCCGACGCTGCGCGATGACTTGATGAAGAATCAGCCAATGCGGCTGTTTCCGCCAGGGCAGGTGCCGGCGTATTCGAACTATGGCGTTGGGCTGGCGAGCTATATTGTGCAGCGCGTGAGCGGCGAGCCGTTCGAGCAGTATGTGCAGGAGCACATCTTTGCGCCGCTGAAGATGACGCACTCGTCGTTCTATCAGCCGATACAGAAAGATCTCGCCGGTTTTGTGTCGGAGGGGTATCGCGGGGATACGACGAAGAAGCCGGTGGGATTCGAAATGCTGAACCCGGTGGGCGCGGGCGGGCTGTCGTCGACGGCGTCGGATATGGGGCGGTTTGGGCAGGCGCTGCTGAATGGGGGCGATCTGGATGGTGCCCGGATTTTGAAGGCGGAGACGCTGGCCCAGATGTGGACGCCGCAGTTCAGGGCGAGCGACGAGATGCCGCCGATCTGCATGGGGTTCTACCAGGACTGGCGCAACGGACTCAGGTGGATTGGGCATGAGGGTGATCTGATTGCGTTCCACAGTTTGTTCTTCGTGGAGCCGGCACAGAAGATTGTGCTGTTTGTGAGCTATAACTCGGCCGGCGGCGGGAGCAAAGCAAGGCCGGAGTTGATTGATGCGTTCAGCGACCGGTATTTCCCCGGCGCTCCGCCGCTGAACGTGATGAAGAACTGGCCGGCGGAGATGCGGCAGATTGCAGGGACATATCAGACGACGCGGAGATCGGACTCGACGAAGCTGCGGCTGACGCAGTTGGGCGGGCAGGTGACGGCGAGTGTCGACAAAGATGGTGTGCTGACGATCAGCAGCGCGAAGGATCTGCGGGGGCATCCGGAGAAGTTCAAGGCGGTGGCGAAAGACCTGTGGCAGGCGGAGGACCAGAGTCGCGTGTTCGCGATTCGCGATGACAAGGGGCGCGTGGTGCGGTTGGCGGTGAATTTTCCGGGTGTGCAGATGGAACGCGTGCCGTGGTACGAGCGGCAGTCATGGCTGATTCCGGCGATTCTGAGCAGCATTGGCATCATGGTGTTGGTGCTGGTGGCGTTTCTGATTCGCGTGGGACGGCGGATCTTTCTGCGCAATCGGCCGAAGTGGCAGCCGCAGCCGGGCACGATCTACCTGACGTTTGCGCCGAAGGCCGCGTCGATTCTGTGGATCGTGGTACTGGGAACGGTGTTCGCGGTGTTCGCGATTGGAGGCGATGACATGTTGCCGCCGACGCCGGACTGGTTCAAGTGGTTTGTGGTGTTGAACTGGGCGACGGGGCTTTGCCTGCTGGTGAGCCTTTTTGCGGTGCTGCGCGCGGTGCTGATCTGGAGGCGCGCGGATCTGCGGCGGATTACGAAGGTGAAGTTCGCGATTGTGGGTGCGGCAATCGCCCTGATCAGCTGGTGCGCGGTGTTTTATCACTTGATTGGGCCGGCGAAGAGGATTTGA
- a CDS encoding DUF1761 domain-containing protein, with the protein MLILIGLIGIVLCLAAASLLLLPLLLRRRDLYQQYSGTRAVTCPENHQSAAVDIDTRLAATTGMDRSPDLRLCDCTRWPERARCNQGCIAQAVHAGPYQPAEVKVGPKQIYHLPILLAAFAAWYVGAIWHSHYLFRSRWIDAVGLTRAEVKQMVWWIWPHLLTAAICLLFAYGVAWLLALAHRKGVLQGILMSAVLCASLAAASAYSLAKLPHNLLMIEASYAVLAALTVGAIVGGLYDKLVLPPE; encoded by the coding sequence ATGCTCATACTCATCGGCCTCATCGGAATCGTTCTCTGCCTTGCCGCCGCTTCCTTGTTGCTGCTTCCCCTCCTGCTGCGGCGACGTGATCTCTACCAGCAATATTCGGGCACCCGCGCCGTTACATGTCCGGAAAATCATCAATCGGCTGCGGTTGACATCGATACCCGTCTTGCAGCCACCACGGGGATGGACCGGTCACCGGATCTGCGCTTGTGCGATTGCACGCGCTGGCCGGAACGGGCGCGTTGCAACCAGGGCTGCATCGCCCAGGCGGTTCACGCAGGCCCGTATCAACCAGCCGAAGTTAAGGTGGGCCCGAAACAGATCTACCACCTCCCTATCCTCCTGGCAGCGTTCGCAGCCTGGTATGTTGGAGCTATCTGGCATTCGCACTATCTCTTCCGCAGCAGGTGGATCGATGCAGTCGGCCTGACTCGCGCAGAAGTCAAGCAGATGGTGTGGTGGATATGGCCGCACCTTCTTACCGCGGCTATCTGTCTGCTCTTTGCCTATGGAGTGGCATGGCTCCTGGCTCTCGCGCATCGCAAAGGCGTGCTTCAGGGAATCCTCATGTCCGCCGTGCTCTGTGCGTCGCTTGCCGCAGCTAGCGCATACAGCCTCGCAAAGCTGCCTCACAACCTGCTCATGATTGAGGCTAGCTACGCCGTTTTGGCCGCACTCACTGTGGGGGCCATCGTGGGCGGCTTGTACGACAAGCTGGTCCTGCCCCCGGAGTGA